In one Vulgatibacter incomptus genomic region, the following are encoded:
- a CDS encoding sigma 54-interacting transcriptional regulator translates to MMDRMEPIFAGGRERELESILQEHDLVRGGARRVVIQGREGIGKSHLLVAVARSLEAKGIPTALAGASRASPSSLGIVRELAGRLLDLGRRTGVDPATLARLEGRLGPVLTTRSLSAAAPFASGEAARMGMVDALAELFLVAGHAGGAILLDELDASDRGSLELLTAVVAALAAPGRSDGPLLIVAWREPPSNRLAEAIERLPGSSLSLGSLDVAGVRSFLDEAKLAERLHERSAGVPARLEALLVPREADLGARRLARLDPDARRCLRAAAVLGHVVPAPLLLEVAGGDIDRKLLERLVDDRFLTMSLVHGAPMYGLAREDDRIRLSSSDDPLELEELHFAAGEALEASGGDAEEIARHFLVGDPAGRGAEWAVRAAAALVNRCAYLGAAELYEAALAAKGEPAPEIHLRLSEILEASGDSIGALRHLGLARRYSDPAQARRIRAEAGRICVRIGKISQAARLCARVAGSESELDPADVAGSVAYAAACEARFLAGDYDEAIVACLRGIARTRELPEIRIGLRNTMGKAHLNLGAYDEATEAFSTNGQEALREGLLREQMRALVNEGVVAHRQGDRRRAFERYREARAVEADPIMDALALGNLGALNHEVGEFERAFEHYRSAIASFVRGRRPKEAAHHSLNLARLMLFLGDLDEALTVTQFARGEAASVGDPYLLAQADLLAGEILVEKDEPFRAEAILHLAWGAFEQVGNLRYQVETGLALFRSDLAKGELADARRRLARTMDLTDGQSDALAVELDLAAAELALASGQSKSAGKELERAKARLLARAEGVGGETDLEAPWKTYALLSRLYEAQGDVRGAEADRLRAVRLLEDLAARIPDGKRERFLAKAERARLFEGLEDRELGPERAGALRKVVDASGSSSIIGSSPVLLRLLRSVGPVGRSLAPVLLRGETGTGKERIADELHRASPRRDKALVKVNCAAMNEELLLSELFGHEKGAFTGAVRERKGRFELADGGTIFLDEVGDLSPRAQVALLRVLQEKEFERVGGTQTRRVDVRVIAATNRNLEELIAVGRFREDLYYRLEGVSLVLPPLRERLEDIPALAAHFLGKVVEERGHGPKRFGPKALELLRGWSWPGNVRELENVVGAVSIFAEGDEVDLEAFAQQGKFLELVRSRPLALAAQERGAAGLLSLVAEDPEADVQTGEIAEAVPLDFYALARSRGLGIRELQDEIELQMISRALQVGRGNISEAARLLQMKRSRLSQIVNAEPRLRALTKAV, encoded by the coding sequence ATGATGGACCGGATGGAGCCGATCTTCGCAGGTGGTCGTGAGCGCGAGCTCGAGTCAATCCTCCAGGAGCACGATCTCGTCCGGGGTGGCGCACGGCGCGTGGTCATCCAGGGGCGCGAAGGGATCGGAAAGAGCCACCTGCTGGTCGCCGTCGCCCGTTCTCTCGAGGCCAAGGGGATCCCGACGGCCCTGGCCGGGGCGAGCCGCGCCAGCCCTTCGTCCCTTGGGATCGTCCGCGAGCTCGCAGGGCGCCTCCTCGACCTCGGACGGCGGACCGGCGTCGACCCGGCGACCCTCGCGCGGCTGGAGGGCCGTCTCGGCCCCGTGCTCACTACGCGATCCCTCTCGGCGGCGGCGCCTTTCGCGTCCGGCGAGGCAGCCCGCATGGGGATGGTGGACGCGCTCGCCGAGCTCTTCCTCGTCGCGGGCCACGCCGGCGGCGCCATCCTCCTGGACGAGCTCGACGCGTCCGATCGCGGCTCACTCGAGCTCCTCACCGCGGTGGTCGCGGCGCTCGCGGCTCCCGGGCGGTCCGATGGGCCGCTCCTGATCGTCGCTTGGCGGGAGCCGCCGTCCAACCGGCTGGCCGAGGCGATCGAGCGGCTCCCGGGATCCTCGCTCTCCCTCGGCAGCCTCGACGTCGCCGGAGTCCGCTCCTTCCTCGACGAGGCGAAGCTCGCCGAGCGTCTCCACGAGAGGTCCGCCGGCGTGCCGGCGCGACTCGAAGCGCTCCTGGTTCCCCGCGAGGCCGACCTCGGCGCCCGCCGCCTCGCTCGCCTCGATCCCGACGCGCGGCGCTGCCTGCGCGCCGCCGCGGTCCTGGGGCACGTCGTCCCCGCACCGCTCCTCCTCGAGGTGGCCGGCGGGGATATCGACCGGAAGCTGCTCGAGCGGCTCGTGGACGATCGCTTCCTCACGATGAGCCTCGTGCACGGCGCGCCGATGTACGGTCTCGCCAGGGAAGACGATCGGATCCGCCTCAGCTCGAGCGACGATCCGCTCGAGCTCGAGGAGCTCCACTTCGCCGCCGGCGAGGCCCTCGAGGCGAGCGGCGGCGACGCGGAGGAGATTGCCCGGCACTTCCTGGTGGGCGATCCGGCGGGCAGGGGCGCGGAGTGGGCGGTGCGCGCCGCCGCGGCCCTGGTGAATCGCTGCGCCTACCTCGGCGCGGCGGAGCTCTACGAGGCGGCCCTCGCCGCCAAGGGCGAGCCGGCGCCCGAGATCCACCTTCGCCTCTCGGAGATCCTCGAGGCCAGCGGCGACTCGATCGGCGCCCTCCGGCACCTCGGCCTGGCACGCCGATACTCCGATCCCGCACAGGCCCGCCGGATCCGGGCAGAGGCCGGGCGGATCTGCGTGCGGATCGGGAAGATCTCCCAGGCTGCGCGCCTCTGCGCCCGGGTGGCCGGATCGGAGTCGGAGCTGGATCCCGCGGATGTCGCGGGCAGCGTGGCCTATGCCGCGGCGTGCGAGGCGCGGTTCCTGGCCGGCGACTACGACGAGGCCATCGTGGCCTGCCTGCGCGGCATCGCCCGCACCCGCGAGCTGCCGGAGATCCGCATCGGGCTCCGCAACACGATGGGGAAGGCGCACCTCAACCTCGGCGCGTACGACGAGGCGACGGAGGCCTTCTCGACGAACGGGCAGGAGGCCCTTCGCGAGGGGCTGCTCCGCGAGCAGATGCGGGCGCTCGTGAACGAGGGCGTCGTCGCCCACCGGCAGGGCGACAGGCGGCGGGCCTTCGAGCGCTACCGCGAAGCCCGTGCGGTGGAAGCCGATCCGATCATGGACGCGCTGGCCCTCGGGAACCTGGGCGCGCTCAACCACGAGGTCGGTGAGTTCGAGCGGGCCTTCGAGCACTATCGCAGCGCGATCGCGTCGTTCGTCCGCGGCCGCAGGCCCAAGGAGGCGGCGCACCATTCGCTGAACCTCGCGAGGCTCATGCTCTTCCTCGGCGATCTGGACGAGGCCCTCACGGTCACCCAGTTCGCCAGGGGGGAAGCGGCTTCGGTCGGCGATCCCTACCTGCTCGCGCAGGCCGATCTCCTCGCGGGCGAGATCCTCGTCGAGAAGGACGAGCCGTTCCGTGCCGAGGCGATCCTCCACCTGGCCTGGGGCGCCTTCGAGCAGGTCGGGAACCTCCGCTACCAGGTCGAGACCGGCCTCGCGCTCTTCCGCTCCGACCTCGCCAAGGGAGAGCTCGCCGACGCGCGGCGGCGGCTCGCTCGCACGATGGACCTCACGGACGGGCAGAGCGATGCCCTCGCTGTCGAGCTCGATCTGGCGGCCGCCGAGCTCGCACTGGCGTCGGGTCAGTCGAAGTCCGCCGGCAAGGAGCTGGAGCGGGCAAAGGCCAGGCTCCTGGCCCGGGCCGAAGGCGTTGGCGGCGAGACCGATCTCGAGGCGCCGTGGAAGACCTACGCGCTCCTCTCGCGGCTCTACGAGGCGCAGGGCGACGTGCGTGGCGCCGAGGCCGACCGCCTTCGTGCCGTGCGCCTCCTCGAGGACCTGGCCGCGCGGATCCCCGACGGTAAGCGCGAACGATTCCTGGCCAAGGCCGAGCGCGCCCGCCTCTTCGAGGGCCTCGAGGATCGCGAGCTGGGTCCCGAGCGCGCCGGCGCGCTGCGCAAGGTGGTCGACGCCTCCGGCTCGAGCTCGATCATCGGCAGCTCTCCCGTGCTGCTGCGGCTGCTCCGCTCCGTCGGCCCGGTGGGCCGCTCCCTCGCGCCGGTCCTCCTCCGTGGTGAGACCGGCACCGGCAAGGAGCGGATCGCAGACGAGCTCCATCGGGCGAGCCCCCGCCGCGACAAGGCGCTGGTGAAGGTGAACTGCGCCGCCATGAACGAGGAGCTCCTCCTCTCGGAGCTCTTCGGCCACGAGAAGGGCGCGTTCACTGGCGCGGTGAGGGAGCGGAAGGGCCGCTTCGAGCTCGCCGACGGCGGGACGATCTTCCTCGACGAGGTGGGCGACCTCTCGCCGCGGGCGCAGGTGGCGCTCCTCCGCGTGCTCCAGGAAAAGGAGTTCGAGCGGGTGGGCGGCACGCAGACCCGCCGGGTGGACGTGCGCGTGATCGCGGCGACCAACCGCAACCTCGAGGAGCTGATCGCCGTCGGTCGCTTCCGCGAGGACCTCTACTATCGCCTCGAGGGCGTTTCGCTCGTGCTGCCGCCGCTCCGGGAGCGCCTCGAGGACATTCCCGCGCTCGCCGCGCACTTCCTCGGGAAGGTGGTCGAGGAGCGTGGCCACGGGCCGAAGCGCTTCGGCCCGAAGGCGCTCGAGCTGCTACGGGGCTGGAGCTGGCCGGGGAACGTCCGCGAGCTCGAGAACGTCGTGGGCGCGGTCTCGATCTTCGCCGAGGGAGACGAGGTGGACCTCGAGGCCTTCGCGCAGC